CAGGTTATCCACCAATTGAAGAACAATCCTGACTCCCGTCGAATCATCGTATCGGCTTGGAATGTGGCAGAAATTGAGCATATGGCTCTTCCACCCTGCCACGCTTTTTTTCAGTTTTACGTTGCGCCGCCTAACCCCAATAAGGGGCAAGTAAAACCACAACTCTCTTGTCAGCTTTATCAGCGTAGCGCCGATATATTTCTTGGTGTACCCTTCAATATCGCCTCTTACGCATTGCTAACTATGATGGTAGCTCAGGTTTGTGATATGGAAGCGGCAGATTTTATCCACACTTTGGGTGACGCTCATTTGTACAGTAACCACTTGGAACAAACCGAGCTACAGCTCAACCGTACGCCAAAAACGTTACCTTCATTGAGGATCAATCCAGAAATAAAAAGTATATTTGACTTTAAGTTTGAAGATTTTACATTAGAAGATTACGACCCTCACCCCCACATCAAGGCGGCAGTGGCGGTCTAACCATTTAAACCATGATTATATCTATTATTGTTGCGGCAGCGAGAAATAATGCAATAGGCAAAAACAATCAGCTACTATGGCATATGCCGGCGGATTTAAAGTTTTTCCGCAAAACCACCTCCGGCCATACGGTTGTTATGGGTCGAAAAACATTCGAATCTGTAGGCCAAGCGCTACCAAAACGACGTAATATAGTAATTACCCGGCAAGAGAACTACCAGGCAGAAAATATTGAAATTGCAGGCTCTCTGGAAGAAGCATTGGAATTATGTGAAGAAGATGACGAAGTATTTATTGTGGGCGGCGCACAGATCTATGAAAAAGCACTTGCCACTGCAGATAAAATTTATTTAACAAGAATCAATCAGGAATTTGATAATGCAGACACCTATTTTCCTGAAATAGATGATGAAGAGTGGCTGTTGGAAAATGTGGAGCATCACGAAAGTGATGATAAAAACCCCTTCGATTATAGCTTTTTTGAGTACTCTAAAGTAAAAAATGCGTGATAGACTTCACCATCCTAACAAGCCGACATTTTTCTTACAATAAACCGCTTGTTTATTTAAAAATTTCATAGCTTTGCCGTTCTTAAAGAAACTTGGATGAATTGCCTTTTGACGTAAACAACAAAAATACTATACAAAAGGTGATTTATCGATCGCTCAATCTACCATTGAGAGATAAGTTTTGAAGATGAAAATGTATATAATAACTATTACATAAATACAACACTAAACAAAGATGCAAGGTAAAGGCCTAATTAACTTTTTTGTAATACTGATCACAATTGCGTGCCTCTATTCACTCTCGTTCACATTTGTAACACGTAAGGTAGAGCGCGATGCAGTTGCTTATGCAAAAGGTGATCCCGTAAAAGAGCGGGCTTATTTAGACTCAATGGCTACCGTAGATGTTTTTAATCTCGGTTTTGCTAAATTTTCGTACCAATACTGTAAAGAACGTGAACTAGCATTAGGACTCGACCTAAAAGGTGGTATGAATGTGACGATGGAAATTTCCTTAAAAGAGCTTATTAATAATTTAGCGGATAACCCCAAAGATGCTAACTTTCAAAAAGCATTGGAAAATGCGCAATCTCGTAGTAAAGACAGTCAGAAAGACTTCGTAAGCTTATTTGGTGAAGAATTCAAAAAATTGAATCCTGATGGAAAACTTGCTACTTTTTTCGCTAATAAAGACAATGCGGTTAGCAATATTAACCCCAACTCAAGCGATGCGGATATTCTTAGGTTCTTACAGAAAGAGTCAGGAAGCGCGATAGATCGTTCTTTCAACATTTTACGTACACGTATTGATAAATTTGGTGTAACTTCTCCAAATATACAAAGGCAACAGGGTACCAATCGTATTTTGATTGAACTTCCCGGCGTTACCGATGAAGATCGTGTTCGTAAGCTCTTGCAAGGGTCGGCAAAATTAGAGTTCTGGGAGACCTATGATAATACGGAGATTTTTTCATTGCTTGAGAACGCAAATAACACACTCGCTTCTGCTCTAAAGGATACCAGTAAAACATCATCTCAAAGTGTAGCAAGTGATACCGCAGCTACGAAGGAAGAAGGCCGGTTGGCATCTTTAGGAGCAAGTGACAATGTTTCAGCTGATTCATTAGGTGGCGATAGCAGTGATTTGGCAATGGAACAAGCTAGAAGTCAAAATCCATTGTTTGCTATATTAAGCCCAAATATCGGACAGGGACCACAAGGTCAACAGACACTCGGACAAGGGCCTGTTGTTGGTTATGTTTTACAAAAAGATACAGCTCTTGTAAACAGTTATTTTAACCACCCAGCTGTTAAAGCTATTATTCCTGCCAATGTAAAATTACTTTGGAGTGTAAAACCGGTTTCAAAAGAAACCAAAATGTTCCAATTGTTTGCCATTAAACCAACCGGTTTAGATGGTGAAGCAGTACTTGGAGGTAATGTTATTGCGGATGCAAGGGCAGATGTTGATCAGCGCACAAACAGTCCGCAGGTAGAAATGATTATGAATAGCGAAGGAGCCCGCGCATGGAGAAAAATCAGTGCAGCTGCAGCTTCTGCTAATCCTAAGAGAGCCATAGCGATCGTATTAGACAATACCGTCTACTCGGCTCCTACCGTTCAGGATGAAATTGCTAACGGTATATCATCAATTACCGGTAATTTCACTTTTGAAGACACGCAGGACTTAGCAAACGTATTAAAAGCGGGCCGTTTACCCGCACCTGCAAAAATTGTAGAAGAAGCCATTGTGGGTCCTACTCTTGGCCAAGCAGCTATCGATGCCGGCGTTAATTCATCTGTAATCGGTTTAGTAGTCGTGCTGGTATTCATGATCTTTTATTACAACCGTGC
This Olivibacter sp. SDN3 DNA region includes the following protein-coding sequences:
- a CDS encoding thymidylate synthase, encoding MQQYLDLMRHVYENGIDKHDRTGTGTRSVFGYQMRFNLQEGFPMVTTKKLHLRSIIHELIWFLKGDTNIAYLRENKVSIWDEWADEKGNLGPVYGSQWRSWPTPEGKHIDQIAQVIHQLKNNPDSRRIIVSAWNVAEIEHMALPPCHAFFQFYVAPPNPNKGQVKPQLSCQLYQRSADIFLGVPFNIASYALLTMMVAQVCDMEAADFIHTLGDAHLYSNHLEQTELQLNRTPKTLPSLRINPEIKSIFDFKFEDFTLEDYDPHPHIKAAVAV
- a CDS encoding dihydrofolate reductase yields the protein MIISIIVAAARNNAIGKNNQLLWHMPADLKFFRKTTSGHTVVMGRKTFESVGQALPKRRNIVITRQENYQAENIEIAGSLEEALELCEEDDEVFIVGGAQIYEKALATADKIYLTRINQEFDNADTYFPEIDDEEWLLENVEHHESDDKNPFDYSFFEYSKVKNA
- the secDF gene encoding protein translocase subunit SecDF, coding for MQGKGLINFFVILITIACLYSLSFTFVTRKVERDAVAYAKGDPVKERAYLDSMATVDVFNLGFAKFSYQYCKERELALGLDLKGGMNVTMEISLKELINNLADNPKDANFQKALENAQSRSKDSQKDFVSLFGEEFKKLNPDGKLATFFANKDNAVSNINPNSSDADILRFLQKESGSAIDRSFNILRTRIDKFGVTSPNIQRQQGTNRILIELPGVTDEDRVRKLLQGSAKLEFWETYDNTEIFSLLENANNTLASALKDTSKTSSQSVASDTAATKEEGRLASLGASDNVSADSLGGDSSDLAMEQARSQNPLFAILSPNIGQGPQGQQTLGQGPVVGYVLQKDTALVNSYFNHPAVKAIIPANVKLLWSVKPVSKETKMFQLFAIKPTGLDGEAVLGGNVIADARADVDQRTNSPQVEMIMNSEGARAWRKISAAAASANPKRAIAIVLDNTVYSAPTVQDEIANGISSITGNFTFEDTQDLANVLKAGRLPAPAKIVEEAIVGPTLGQAAIDAGVNSSVIGLVVVLVFMIFYYNRAGLVANVAVIFNVFFIMGILASLGAVLTLPGIAGIVLTMGTAVDANVLIYERIREEFALGKGIRQAISDGYKHAMPSILDSQITTFLVGVILYIFGSGPILGFATTLMLGIITSLFTAIFITRIIFEWMIKKDMKITVSYPWSDHTLKNANFGFVKNRKKFYGFSFALIAVSLIFIFTKGFSLGVDFSGGRTYTIKYEQAVNLEEVRENVNSAFGVTSEVKTFGNDNQLRITTPYLIDQTDDAADKQVLDKLNEGLAKIQDNPFEIASSQKVGPTIANDIKVSAIYSVIFSIVIIALYILIRFRKWQYSIAAAISIIHDAIVLLGIFSIFDGILPFSLDMDQHFIAAILTVVAYSINDTVVVFDRLREYLGIHKAQSEPLGSVINTAINKTLSRTIITSLTVIFVMAVLFIFGGEVIRGFSFAILIGIVLGTYSSIFLAAPMVVDLQSKESPKVKETNLDRTNLKTAKV